The following DNA comes from Candidatus Nezhaarchaeota archaeon.
ACCGCTTGGCTAATAGAGGCTGCCCAATTAAAACCTGGGTTTAAGGTACTAGAGATAGGTAGTGGTTGCGGATACATGGCAGCCGTTTACGCTGAAATCGTAGCCCCCGAAGATAGCGAGGTCAAGGGGCATGTATACACCATAGAGATAATTAAGGAGCTCGCTCAAATAGCTGAGTCAAATCTAAAGAGGCTAGGCTACTCGGACAGAGTTACAGTTATCCACGGAGATGGAGGCTTAGGGTACGAGGCAGCTAAGCCTTACGATGCAATTATAGTGACCGCGGCTTCACCAGATATCCCAAGCCCTCTAATTGAGCAGCTTAAGCCAGGGGGGAGGATAGTAATACCCATTGGAAGCCCTGGATTCTATCAAGATCTAGTGCTAGTGGAGAAGGGCCCTAATGGTAAGGTCTCCTATAAATCGCTAGGTGGATGTGTCTTCGTCCCCCTAAGAGGACGATACGGCTTTCCAAAAGCCGATTTAGATTAACCGCTGGGGACGTTGAATTTAGCATAGACAGCTTCAGTACGGCACCCCTCCCGCATTGTCGTTAGGTGGAAGTGGCATGTCCTCACAAGTCGTGGGAGTACGTGGACGGTATTTAACATTAGAAGTGAAACTAAGTTGACAGGAGCGCGGGAGGCATCTTGGAGGTGAAAATTCCGAGCCGGGTGCTTAGAACAACAATATTTGTGGACTGCTCAAAGGTACGCTCTTTATACGCAGAGCAAAGCAGCACTTTAAGTGGTCTAAAAAGCAGACACGCCGAAGAGAAGCTCCAAGCCTAAACTCCAGCGTAGTACTATAGATAATACCCTAGAGAGGTGTTCACGGTGGAGGTGTTTGCCAACAGGCTTAAGTAGTGAGAAGGATGTAACCATGAGCGCTAGTGAGAGCTCCACTATGGAGGTAGAGAGGAAGGCAGCTAAAGTACCTTTAGAAGTAGGCGAAGAAGTTAGACGCTCCTTGTCGATAAAAGGGCTCCTTGACAAAGAGCTATGCGTTGAGCGTAGTGGTAATTTCTTGCTATTACCTCTAAAACCAATAGTCGAGGCTGAGGCTATTAAAGATGAACTACGTGTTGAAGTTGTGAAATGGAGGTTCAAGAAGACGTATCGAAGGCCGAGGAATCTCGTAGAGGCTCTGCAAGACAAACTACCTCCATATAAACTAGCGTGTCTCCCTAGGTCCTTTGATTTAATTGGCGATATAGCGCTCATTGAGCTTCCCCCTGAGCTTGAAAAGGAGGGGGAGCTAATAGCCAAGGGCATAATGTCAGTCCACCCTAGAGTTAGAGCTGTGTACGCTAAGATGGAGCACACTAAGGGGATCTTTAGAGTTAGGCCATTGAAGCTGCTCGTTGGCATTGATAACCCGGTGACTATTCATAAGGAAAACGGCTGCTTATTCAAGGTGGACCTATCCTCAGCATACTTCAGCCCGAGACTCTCCACTGAGAGATTGAGGATAGTCAAACAGGTAAATAGCCTAGAAGTGGTAGCGGACCTTTTTGCTGGTGTAGGGCCATACGCGATTCAGATAGCTAAGCTAAGGGGGGCTAAGGTTTATGCCGTTGACATAAATCCAAGAGCTATTGAGCTGCTGCGTGAAAACATCAAGGCAAATAGGGTCGACGATAGGGTTGAGGTAATTCACGGAGATGCCAGGAGGGCCGCGGAGAGCCTACTTAAGAGGAGGGTTGATAGAGTCATCATGCACCACCCCTCAGAGGCCATTAATTTCTTAGAGGCTGGTAGCGTTTCGTTAAAGAGCTCAGGAGGAGTAATCCACGTATACTCCTTCGCCGGCTCAACTGAAGAAGTAGAGAGGGAAGTTTGCGAGCGCCTGTCTAAGTATTGGAAGCTAGTTAAAGTCCTACATAAGAGGTTGGTTAGGCAGGTGTCACCTAGAAGATGGGAGGCAGTAGTGGACGTTGAAGTGGCTAAGCCCATTGTAGAGGAGATAGTGATTTAAGCCCCTCTGCGAGGGGTAGCTTGGGCCCGTAGCTTAGCACGGTAGAGCGCTCGGCTCTTAACCAGGCTAAGGGAGAAACCGAGTGGCCGCGGGTTCAAATCCCGCCGGGCCCGCTGTCTTAAAGGTAAGACTTATTAAGAAAGGAGGTTTTTCTTCAGCGCACTTAAAATGAGTGCTAATAAGGAAGCAGAGGGACGTGAGGTAGCTAAAAAGGTCAACATACTTGAGCATGAGCTAGTCCCCAAGCATGAAATCCTACCACCCGAGGAGGCTCGCGAGCTGCTAAGGAAGTACGGAGTTAAGCCAGAAATGCTGCCCTGGATTAGAAGCAGCGATCCCATAGTAAAGATCATAGGGGCAAAGCCTGGAGACATAGTGAAGATTACTAGGCGAAGCAGAACTGCTGGTGTCTTTATAGCTTACAGATTCGTGGTACCGTGAGGGGTCGATTTGCTTAGCGTAGAGGATCGATGGATACTCGTTGAAGCGTTCATCAGAGAGCATGGCTTAGTTAGGCAGCACTTAGACTCGTACAACGACTTCGTGAGTAACGTCCTCCAGCGAATCGTGGAGGAGCAGGGAGAGGTAGTAGCAGACGACGTTAAGGTCAAGCTTCTTAAGATAAACATCACTGAGCCTTACGCACGCGAGGCCGATGGTTCTGAGAGGAAGGAGCATAATCCAGTAACACCCATGGAGGCTAGGCTAAGAAACATGACTTACGCTAAGTCGCTGAGGCTGACAGTTAGAGTACTAGCTGGCGGCGTCGAGGGGCCGCTCGTAGAAGCCTTCATTGGCTACTTCCCTATCATGGTCAAGTCCGTTCTCTGCCCGCTCTCAAGGAAGACCGAAGAAGAGCTCATGGCACTTGGCGAGGACCCTAAAGATCCCGGAGGCTACTTCATCATTAACGGGTCTGAAAGAGCCCTAATTGCTCAAGAGGACTTAGCCACTAACCACGTGTTAGTTGACGTTCAAGGAGGCCCTTCACCAGCTCCGTTCATAGCTAAAGTACTTTCAGCAGCCGCTGGCTTTAGGATGCCGACTGCCGTCGAGAGGCTGAGAGATGGAACTCTTCACGTATCGTTCCCAGCCGTGGCCGGTAGAATTCCGTTGGTCATAATGATGAGGGCCCTCGGCATCGAGACAGACAGAGAAATTACAAAAGCTGTGTCACTAGATCCTGAAATTCAGCGAGAGTTACTGCCCTCACTTGAGGCAGCCTCCTCTATCTTCACAGT
Coding sequences within:
- a CDS encoding protein-L-isoaspartate(D-aspartate) O-methyltransferase, producing the protein MREEAVRRLIVAGVIKREEVAKAMLKVPREEFIPSKYRDLAYVDSPIPIGYGQTTSALHMTAWLIEAAQLKPGFKVLEIGSGCGYMAAVYAEIVAPEDSEVKGHVYTIEIIKELAQIAESNLKRLGYSDRVTVIHGDGGLGYEAAKPYDAIIVTAASPDIPSPLIEQLKPGGRIVIPIGSPGFYQDLVLVEKGPNGKVSYKSLGGCVFVPLRGRYGFPKADLD
- a CDS encoding DNA-directed RNA polymerase subunit H, with protein sequence MSANKEAEGREVAKKVNILEHELVPKHEILPPEEARELLRKYGVKPEMLPWIRSSDPIVKIIGAKPGDIVKITRRSRTAGVFIAYRFVVP
- a CDS encoding class I SAM-dependent methyltransferase family protein; translated protein: MSASESSTMEVERKAAKVPLEVGEEVRRSLSIKGLLDKELCVERSGNFLLLPLKPIVEAEAIKDELRVEVVKWRFKKTYRRPRNLVEALQDKLPPYKLACLPRSFDLIGDIALIELPPELEKEGELIAKGIMSVHPRVRAVYAKMEHTKGIFRVRPLKLLVGIDNPVTIHKENGCLFKVDLSSAYFSPRLSTERLRIVKQVNSLEVVADLFAGVGPYAIQIAKLRGAKVYAVDINPRAIELLRENIKANRVDDRVEVIHGDARRAAESLLKRRVDRVIMHHPSEAINFLEAGSVSLKSSGGVIHVYSFAGSTEEVEREVCERLSKYWKLVKVLHKRLVRQVSPRRWEAVVDVEVAKPIVEEIVI